The stretch of DNA CGATTGGAGAAATAAAACAGTGGCTTGAAGTCTATCTGTACCGCTTCTTCAAGTTGAGCCAGTACAAACGCTCATGTATGCCGAATGGCCCGAAAGTGGGATCCGGGGGGTCTCTCTCTCCAAGGGGAGATTACAGGGCACCGAGCGATAGTGAAGCCACCGTTTGGCTGGATAACGCTAAAAACATACCGGAAAAGGATGATTAGACACTATGCAGAGGGAAACGTACAAAGACTTTGATGCCACGGAACTCTTTTGCCCCAATTGCAGGAGGGCCGTCCCGGTGAGAAAGAGGCTCCTGCTGATCCTGTCTAATGGCGATAAATATGATTACTCATGCGTATTCTGCGGAACGTCAGTAGGGGATAAAACGGTCTCACAGAAGGATAATTTCAGGATAGAGATAAAATAAAAGTGATCACCGATTTACCTTTTTCTCCATGGCTTTTTTCAATTTTTCTCCAAGAGAACCAGTGCCGGACGAAGAGGTATCTTTTTCGCCAACGTCCTTATAAATAAGACTGCTCTTTGCCCCTCCCGATTCCCCTTCCAGATAGTCTCCAAGAATGCCACGGCTATGAACATCCTCATGACAATACACGCAGAGATTCTCCCAGTTACTCCCGTCCAATGGATTGTTGTTATGGTTGCCGTCCTTGTGGTGAACGGTCAGCAGGTGCCGTTTCGACTCATCAAACTCCCTCCCGCACCGAGCACAGATAAGATCATAAAGAGCCAATGACCTTTCCCGGTAATCTTCACCCGGCAGTTTCTGCTGTTCTCTCTTCAGTTCACGGACAACATCTTCAGGAGATTTGCCGTCTTTAGACTTATCCTTGACAGTTATCGTACGGACACGCCCCCATTTTTTCCCATACGTAGCCCGGGGCATTCCATGCACCTCCACAATTCCA from Deltaproteobacteria bacterium encodes:
- a CDS encoding cytoplasmic protein, translated to MQRETYKDFDATELFCPNCRRAVPVRKRLLLILSNGDKYDYSCVFCGTSVGDKTVSQKDNFRIEIK